The Salvelinus fontinalis isolate EN_2023a chromosome 13, ASM2944872v1, whole genome shotgun sequence DNA segment tagaatggccttactgaacagccccaccatggcaccgtcatagaatgccacctttccaacaagtcagtttgtcaaatttctgctctgctagagctgtcccggtcaactgtaagtactgttattgtgaagtggaaacatctaggagcgacaacggctcagccacgaagtggtaggccacacaagctcacagaatgggagtgCATAAAAATCTGTTCTCGGTTACAatgctcactaccgagttccaaactacctctggaagcgacgtcagcacaagaactgttcatcaggaaagtcatgaaatgggtttccatggccgagcaaccTCACATAAGACtaggatcaccatgcgcaatgccaagcattggctggagtggtgtaaagctcgccgccattggactttggagcagtgtaaacacgttctctggagtgatgaatcacgcttcaccatctggcagtccgacgaacgaatctgggtttggcgtatggcaggagaacgctacctgtctcaaagcataatgccaactgtaaagtttggtggagggggaataatggcctggggctgtttttgatggttcgggctaggccccttagttccagtgaagcaAAATATTATCGCTACAgcctacaatgacattctagacaatttggTCCTTTCAACTTTCtggcaacattttggggaagacactttcctgtttcagcatgacaatgctcccatgcacaaaacgaggtccatacTGAAATGTTTTATCGAGATCAACtccatctaacacctttgggatgaattgaaatgccgactgcgaggcaggcctaatcacccaaaatcagtgccaacctcactaatgcgcttGTGGCAGAATTTGAAGCAAATCCCGCagcaaatgttccaacatctattggaaagctTTCCCccaagagtggaggctgttatagcagcaaaggggggggggggcaactccatgttaatgcccaggattttggaatgaaatgtttgacgagcaggtgtccacatacttttggtcatgtagtgtatttctcTATTCGGATTCACACCTTAAACTGACTCGTATTAGTCTGACAACTACTTAATTCCTTTATAAGTTAGTGATGATTATTTATATTTATCACAAGGAGATTACATGTCTCGCAAAAAAGCATGACACTAGATTTCAGAATGATACGTTTGTTCAAACAATTTGAATAAAATTTACTCCATAACATATGGCTAAGTCCAACTGTACAACTATGTACAACTATTTGCACAACTAGATGTTGCCTTACTCTCTACGAAGACCATCTTTCTGGAAACGTACAATTCCTAAACAGTCTATAATTGTTTATTATACCAACAACACCAGCTTTCTTTCCCTTCTCCTAGATGACAGACATGAGAGTCGACGAGACTCCCGGAACACCTTCACCCTCAAGAAGCCCTGCTCCTCTGAAAACAACAAGGACATTGTGGAGGTGGTACACACCGAATACGTCTACAGCCGCCCGCCGCCCTGGTCTGATGTCATCCCCACCCTCCACGTCATCACTCCAACCTACAGCCGACCGGTCCAGAAGGCAGAGCTGACACGTCTGGCCAACACCTTCCTCCACGTGCCTAACCTGCACTGGATCCTGGTGGAGGACTCTCAGCGACGAACCCCGCTGGTGACCAGGCTTCTCCGGGAAACAAGCCTGAACTACACTCACCTCAACGTGGAGACACCCAGGAACTATAAGCTGCGTGGGGACACGAGGGACCCCAGGATACCCCGGGGAACCATGCAGAGGAACCTGGCCCTGCGCTGGCTCCGAGAGACTTTCAGCTCCAACAATagacacagccagccaggtatcGTCTACTTTGCAGATGATGACAACACCTACAGTCTGGAGCTGTTTGAGGAGGtgagtggaacagggagagatGTTGTGCAGTACAGAGTTGTTTCCTCTTGAGTTACCAAAATAGGCTACATTTTTGGCTTCAGTGCACACTAACTGTGTAATGACATAAATAACATGAATCCTTACAGTATTCCATTAGGTAAATGCACAGCCTAAAAACATAGGCATCACTTGACACCTGCCTATTTGTGCATGATAAAATAAATTAATATAATATACTGGAAAATCAATACTTATTGATCACATAGTAATCCTTCTCCAACCAATGACTCAACCATATAATTACATGTAGAATACAAATCTCTATGGgaacaaccctctctctccttcttcttgtGTAGATGCGTTCAACGAGGAAGGTGTCGGTGTGGCCTGTAGCCTTTGTGGGCGGCCTGCGCTACGAGTCCCCTCAGGTCAACACCCTGGGCAAGGTGTATGGATGGAAGACTGTGTTTGACCCCCACCGACCCTTTGCCATAGACATGGCTGGGTTTGCGGTGAACCTCCGCCTCATTCTCTTTAAACCTCAGGCCTACTTCAAGCTGCGGGGAGTCAAGGGAGGATACCAGGAGAGCAGCTT contains these protein-coding regions:
- the LOC129868066 gene encoding galactosylgalactosylxylosylprotein 3-beta-glucuronosyltransferase 1-like; this translates as MPKRRDILAIVLIVLPWTLLITVWHQSAINPLLPARKDDRHESRRDSRNTFTLKKPCSSENNKDIVEVVHTEYVYSRPPPWSDVIPTLHVITPTYSRPVQKAELTRLANTFLHVPNLHWILVEDSQRRTPLVTRLLRETSLNYTHLNVETPRNYKLRGDTRDPRIPRGTMQRNLALRWLRETFSSNNRHSQPGIVYFADDDNTYSLELFEEMRSTRKVSVWPVAFVGGLRYESPQVNTLGKVYGWKTVFDPHRPFAIDMAGFAVNLRLILFKPQAYFKLRGVKGGYQESSLLRELVTLNDLEPKAANCTKVLVWHTRTEKPVLVNEGKKGFTDSNVEI